The following are encoded together in the Phaseolus vulgaris cultivar G19833 chromosome 9, P. vulgaris v2.0, whole genome shotgun sequence genome:
- the LOC137822447 gene encoding uncharacterized protein, giving the protein MAEEKNLIDSLKIGRDKVKVNMLQYADDTLFFCEANTKSIFNIKAILQCFELALGLRVNFLKSKIGGTGLDQLLLQRFATILNCDVMGSPFVYLGLPIGGNHKHDDFWNGVIEKVQAKLSRWKGKWIWRLDSNKGGLWKEILISKYGGWRSLREEGKSCRSSLWWKDLKVVWASEGWGRSFEDGFK; this is encoded by the exons ATGGCCGAAGAAAAGAATCTGATTGACAGTTTGAAGATTGGCAGGGATAAAGTGAAGGTAAACATGTTACAGTACGCGGACGATACCTTGTTTTTCTGTGAAGCTAACACCAAAAGCATTTTCAATATTAAGGCGATTCTGCAATGCTTTGAGCTTGCCTTGGGGCTTAGggttaattttttgaaaagtaaAATTGGCGGAACAGGGCTGGATCAACTTTTGCTACAGCGTTTTGCAACTATCCTTAATTGCGACGTGATGGGTTCTCCTTTTGTTTACTTGGGTTTGCCTATTGGTGGGAATCACAAGCACGATGATTTTTGGAATGGGGTCATAGAAAAAGTTCAGGCTAAACTAAGCAGGTGGAAAG GTAAGTGGATATGGAGGTTGGATTCGAATAAGGGTGGTCTTTGGAAGGAGATTCTCATTTCTAAATATGGTGGGTGGAGAAGTTTGAGAGAGGAAGGAAAAAGTTGTAGGAGTTCCCTTTGGTGGAAAGACTTGAAAGTGGTGTGGGCTTCAGAGGGTTGGGGtagaagttttgaagatgggTTCAAATGA